A window of the Candidatus Hydrogenedens sp. genome harbors these coding sequences:
- the gspF gene encoding type II secretion system inner membrane protein GspF encodes MPVYQYKALIKGSGKPTRGVIDADSPALARMKLRELDLYPTELKEATDGSSLKEGEGKGKSRFFPFGGGVSTRDVALMTRQFAVLLRAGMPLVEALNALITQTSRQRLKTAILDVRDKVNAGKNLADALSEHPRIFSSLYVNMVRAGEASGTLEQVLNRLADVLDRQAKIKAQILSSIAYPAFMTVFAISVITFMMTVIVPRITTIFKKQQSELPFITDVLIGVSSFLGRYGIFFVGFLFLLIILWRIWISREEGRKKWDRWKFKIPLYGTLLQKLLCARFSRTLGTMLQSGLTMLPALDVVYSIMDNRFIQMHLDDIKAGVRRGRDLAQPMKDSGIFPPMMIHMVELGQRSGELENMLIQIADTYDEDVRLTVDAIVGLIEPVIIVVMGIFVGFLVLAILLPILKMSTHVGG; translated from the coding sequence ATGCCTGTTTATCAATATAAAGCATTAATAAAAGGTAGTGGAAAACCGACGCGTGGAGTGATAGATGCGGATTCTCCTGCATTGGCACGAATGAAATTGCGGGAGTTAGACCTTTATCCCACAGAATTAAAAGAAGCCACAGATGGCAGTAGTTTAAAAGAGGGAGAGGGAAAAGGGAAATCGCGTTTTTTCCCATTTGGTGGAGGCGTTTCTACAAGAGATGTAGCCTTGATGACTCGACAGTTTGCAGTATTACTCCGTGCAGGTATGCCCCTGGTAGAGGCCCTGAATGCATTAATAACTCAAACCTCACGGCAGCGATTAAAAACGGCGATATTGGATGTTCGCGATAAAGTGAATGCAGGGAAAAATCTTGCTGATGCCCTGTCTGAACATCCCCGTATTTTTAGTTCGCTATATGTAAATATGGTTCGTGCAGGAGAAGCCAGTGGAACATTAGAACAAGTTTTAAACCGTCTGGCAGATGTTTTAGACCGACAAGCAAAAATAAAAGCCCAGATTTTATCTTCAATCGCTTATCCTGCCTTTATGACAGTTTTTGCTATTTCCGTTATTACATTTATGATGACTGTTATCGTGCCTCGTATCACGACTATTTTTAAAAAACAACAATCCGAACTTCCTTTTATTACAGATGTGCTTATAGGAGTAAGTTCTTTTTTAGGAAGATATGGCATATTCTTTGTGGGCTTTTTATTTTTGTTAATAATATTATGGCGGATATGGATTAGCCGTGAAGAAGGAAGAAAAAAGTGGGACCGATGGAAATTTAAAATTCCGCTCTACGGTACTTTACTCCAAAAATTACTATGTGCGAGATTCTCACGAACATTGGGAACCATGCTTCAAAGTGGTTTAACCATGCTTCCGGCTCTTGATGTCGTATACAGTATCATGGATAATCGGTTTATTCAAATGCATCTGGATGATATAAAAGCCGGTGTCCGTAGGGGTAGAGATTTAGCTCAACCTATGAAAGATTCGGGAATATTTCCACCTATGATGATTCATATGGTTGAATTAGGACAACGAAGTGGTGAATTAGAAAATATGTTAATTCAGATAGCAGATACCTATGATGAAGATGTCCGTTTGACTGTTGATGCTATCGTTGGACTGATAGAACCCGTTATAATAGTAGTAATGGGTATTTTCGTCGGATTTTTGGTTCTGGCGATTTTATTACCTATATTAAAGATGAGTACACATGTCGGAGGATGA